Part of the Benincasa hispida cultivar B227 chromosome 11, ASM972705v1, whole genome shotgun sequence genome, ATTTTAACTAATGCTACTTTCcaatttttgtttattcatAGGGATGCCCCTCAACCTTGGGATCAAATCGTAAGTCTCAAGATTTTTTTGAAAGGGTACCAGCCAGGGATAAACATGTGAGAGCAATTTTCACTGATAGAGTTGTACAGAAAATTGAAAAGGATGTTGGTTGTAAGATCAAGATGGATGAAAAATTCATAATTGTCAGTGGCAAGGACAGGTTAATTTTGGTGAAGGGAGTGGATGCTGTCCACAAACTAATTAAGGAGGAAGGCGATCAAAAGGGTTCTTCTAGTTCTCATATGAGTAGATCCAGGTCACCTGATCGAAGCCCTGTTGGTTCAAGATCACAACGTTCTGATGTTCATAGATCACATTCTGGTCCTACAAATTCTTCACAATTTCAACCTAGGTTTAGCAGACAGGAGAAGGTTGTCGAAAACCGCGTTCGTGATGATCTGCAGAAATATTCAAGGAGCTCGGTTCAAGGTAGGAAAAGCATAGGATATGTTTACGGCATCAATAGAAAGCTGGTAATTCTATGTTGTAGCTTGTAGTTATCTTTGTTTCTCCAtccttttataaatattttgtctGTCTTCTTAATAATGTTATTTGTTGCTTATATTTGTTTGCAGCACAAGGTAAGTTCTTCTGTTCAAGCTTATATATGCGACTCTGAAGTAATTTTCAGTGATAGGATCTGAATTGGTCAGATTGtcttcaaaacaaaataaatttatgaacGGGCACCCGGGTTGTTTTTCCTCCTATGGTTTCTTCGTATGATTTTACGATGATCATGTTGAATTTGACCACAACATATACTAGCGTTAATCTATTATTAACATTGCCTCTTCATCTATTTTGAAGCTTATGGCAATGACAGAGTTAGAGGTCGTTCAAGCCACTCAAAGTCTCCAGCTCATCCGCCTTATTCTGGTGGCTCGCTCAGTTCATATGATAGTTATCAGAACAAGAGTGCATATGGTAGAACTGAAGGATGGGATAATGAGAGAAGAGGATCTGATTTGCAATCTAGTCGTCAGTTTGAGTATCCAGCTTTTCCCCAATCTCTTGAAGAATTGGAGATGGAGTATAAAAGGGAAGCAATTGAACTTGGAAAGATTCGagataaagaagaagatgaagaaaattaTAAACACCGTGAGGTATGGATCTCCTTTCAATTGAATCATTCATCAAACGGCACCTGGTGtatatttccattttctatgtTGAGATTTTCCTTCCATTTGGATCTCTTTACACGATGAAATTCCTACTCTTCGTTATTTTGATACCAAGTTTGTGCTTTTTACTTATTGTTCTATAAAAAGACTATAAGGGAGATGAGAGAGAGCTACACGAAGAAATTGACTCATGTGAGGGGCACACATGCAAAGCAGTGGGATGAGTTTCTTCAACTTGATGCCCAAAGACGTCAGCAACAAGTGCACCAGCAAATGGCCGCTTCAGGTTTTGCTGGTTATAAGCAGCATAACTATTCGGAATATGAAGGTGGCTCAGTCAATTCCCATTATGAAGGGGCTAATTTAGCAGCCCTCGACTCAAGGAGCAAGTATCAAAATCATATGGAGAATTATCCTTCAAGACCTCATGGTAATTTTGGGGAGTTTCAACGTCAGAGGCGTGATGATTACGAGAATGCTTTCAAAAGATACTAATTTGTTTAACCAGGAAGTAAGTTGGTAAGTAGTCTAACCCTTCAGCCAAATTGAAAGGATTTTAGTCATCTTCATCTTTTTGGTTTGGCTGTATGATTCGCAATACATAATCTCCATTCCCAATTTCATAATTACTCCGACCCCATGTCCATTAGAAGGTTATTTTGGCGTtccatttgaaattttaatttacagCAAATGA contains:
- the LOC120091471 gene encoding uncharacterized protein LOC120091471 isoform X1, translating into MANSPDVDADDDFSELYKEYTGPPRSTTVVSQEKTNTNKRSHAGSDEEVEPRDPNAVPTDFTSREAKVWEAKSKATERNWKKRKEEEMICKICGESGHFTQGCPSTLGSNRKSQDFFERVPARDKHVRAIFTDRVVQKIEKDVGCKIKMDEKFIIVSGKDRLILVKGVDAVHKLIKEEGDQKGSSSSHMSRSRSPDRSPVGSRSQRSDVHRSHSGPTNSSQFQPRFSRQEKVVENRVRDDLQKYSRSSVQAQAYGNDRVRGRSSHSKSPAHPPYSGGSLSSYDSYQNKSAYGRTEGWDNERRGSDLQSSRQFEYPAFPQSLEELEMEYKREAIELGKIRDKEEDEENYKHRETIREMRESYTKKLTHVRGTHAKQWDEFLQLDAQRRQQQVHQQMAASGFAGYKQHNYSEYEGGSVNSHYEGANLAALDSRSKYQNHMENYPSRPHGNFGEFQRQRRDDYENAFKRY
- the LOC120091471 gene encoding uncharacterized protein LOC120091471 isoform X2, with amino-acid sequence MANSPDVDADDDFSELYKEYTGPPRSTTVVSQEKTNTNKRSHAGSDEEVEPRDPNAVPTDFTSREAKVWEAKSKATERNWKKRKEEEMICKICGESGHFTQGCPSTLGSNRKSQDFFERVPARDKHVRAIFTDRVVQKIEKDVGCKIKMDEKFIIVSGKDRLILVKGVDAVHKLIKEEGDQKGSSSSHMSRSRSPDRSPVGSRSQRSDVHRSHSGPTNSSQFQPRFSRQEKVVENRVRDDLQKYSRSSVQAYGNDRVRGRSSHSKSPAHPPYSGGSLSSYDSYQNKSAYGRTEGWDNERRGSDLQSSRQFEYPAFPQSLEELEMEYKREAIELGKIRDKEEDEENYKHRETIREMRESYTKKLTHVRGTHAKQWDEFLQLDAQRRQQQVHQQMAASGFAGYKQHNYSEYEGGSVNSHYEGANLAALDSRSKYQNHMENYPSRPHGNFGEFQRQRRDDYENAFKRY